The nucleotide window tgtcaaaataagagcCTGCTGCAAACActtcaaaagggtttatgataaaagagacgctcacgtttggcagatactcgcttaatgtcatttgtaatcagagtttagtaaGGAGGTATCTTGCAAGGAATTTGTGAaagtgagtgtctcttttatcattaacCCTTTCAACGCaagtattttgaaatgacacatgatgcacatggttcacatgatgcaacaaacacatattttgaattcacgcccctcggaagagcaagTATTCACGACTTTCAGTGTTTGCCACATAAGTAGAAACAACACAAATACAGGCcgcagataaaaaaaaaacataacccACCATTGTTTACACCAACAAACACAGATCTCACTGTGCGGCGGTTGAGAAGAAACTTTCGCTCTCTGACAGAGTTTACCgccattttaaaaaagttgtgtGAATGATATCTTAACGGTAACAAGACGTAAACTTGTTGCGTGGGTGAATagcaaatatttgtatttactGATAAagtcattctggtaaatttaGTGTACTTTATCAAAATTACAGTGTGAAAGAGGCTTTTAAATAAACTGATGGAtttttcatctctctctctctctttctctctttccctGTCACTTACTCAAACTTTCAACTTTAGAACAAAAGTAAAGTCTGAATGACATTGACTAAATTTAGATATGAGGATGAAGTTGTGACCTCCTTAGTAATGAACTAATTCCTGCTTTCTGTTAAAGTAAGTCTTACGTTTCATAGGTCACTAAAACAGGAATCAAAGATAATGTTTGGTGTTAGTAGGCCACCATTTCTTAACCAGACATCTACCACATCTCCTTTAATActaaaagactaagactaatcTAATTAGATCTCTTTTATACTGAAAACGAAGTGATAATTGCATTAACACAAAAAAGTAACTTACTCTGCCAGGGCTGACgttctcacacacaaacacttcatTTTGAGTTGCAAATTCTGGAGCGTTGTCATTCACGTCTTTGACTTTAATATTCACTCGTACTTTTGCATCTTGGTGATGTCCGCCTGAAACAACAACACAAATCAAAGagggacacaaataaattaacatttgtttacAGCATTAATTTGCACTGTATACCACATTGTAGTTTACTAAATAAATTATAGTAACAGCCTTGGTTTAAGggagatatttaaaaaaacagaccaaaaaaaaaaaaaaaaaaaactgtgataAAAACGTGTCTTTCACAGTCTCCTTACCGAAATTATCAGGTTTTGTGAATGTCTAGATATAATGGCTCGAAACATAGGTGCACTcaaaaaaaacagttttgtgTGAAGCTCCAGACATGAATTTTACATGCTGAAATTATCAAAGACAGCGAAATGTAAAAGCAAGTGTCTCCAACAAAACACAAATACTAACTGCACATGGACAAGATCGCATACACATACAATTTAAGGGCAATTACACACTGTTCACTGAACTGAGGGTATGATTTGGAGTTTGAAGAGGCAATCTGTGGCTGTCTCTCTGAAATCATGCAGGAGTCCTGGCGACACTACAACCACATAAGAGCAGGGTGTAGGGAGAGCTGGGGAGCTTGGTCAGGGAAAAATGTGAACAACGCATGGCTACCCTGTTATTTAAAAGCCCAAAAAAGAGATGATTGACCTACCAATCTCTGTAGCACTGACAGAGATGTTGTGCCAAGCTTGTGCTTCCCGATCTAAAGGTCTTGTGGTCTTAATAATGCCGTCCTCGGAATTAACAGTAAAGAATTCTTCCAAGTCTGTGTAGCGTGGGATCATATATCTGGGATAAAAGGGAAAAATCTCAGTGTGGGAACATTTTCTTTTGGTCTTTCTCAGAGGCAGAAAGCAAGAATGCTTTGTTGGCATGATTGTTATGTACACATACAATATTGCGAAAGAATAAACTAAGTAtagtatataaatacacaaaataaaaaattcacaagtatataaaatatataatactcATTcagctactttaaaaaaaaaaaaaacgctatcatcattttgacatttttttcagtCGTTACCTTATTGGGCTGTTCATCAAGTCAGTGTCTTTGGCATGCACTCGACCAACCAAAGTGCCTGCTGGGGCGTTCTCCTCCACCTCAAAGTTGTAGTTGGGAGCCATGAAGGCCGGGGGTTCGTCTGCATCTTCCACTGCTATTTTCACAATGGTGGTATCTTTGTATGGGCCCCAGGCAATGAAACGCGGATCCACGTGTGTGTTGGAGGCCTCAACCTTCAGTGTGTACGAGCGTTTGGTCTCAAAGTCCACAGGCTGAAAACGAAAAACAGAACTCAATTCAGTTAATTCATTTTTGATGGATGCTATCAATAAAACAGTAATTTTCAGGAATTACTATACAAGCTCAAATGGAAAAATGACAAATGTGTCAAATGATTATAGACTTTTGGAGGACTGAAGGTGAATTACCAGCTCAAAGCCTCAGAGAAATAAACGAATCAAGAACAGATTATCAATAAATCAAGGAATTATTGATTCAAGGAATTAATTTAAGGAAAAAAAACAAGGTTGTGGTAAATATAGGTGAAGCAGGACTATTaggaaaaatgtaattgatatttacaaataatagaataaataaaagaataaaaagaataaaaaaagatcCAAATGGCTATATAAATATCAATGTCATACTACTGGaggacattaaagggatagttcagccaaaaatgaaaattctgtcatcattaactcactgtcatgttgttacaaaccctcatacatttctttgttctgatgatcacaaaggaagatattttgagaaatgtgtgtaaccaaaccgttcgtggaccccattcacttccatagtaggaaaaaagaatactatggaagtaaatggggtccacaaacagtttggttacaaacatttctcaaaatctcttcttttgtgttcttcagaacaaagaaatgtatacaagtttgtaacaacatgagagtgagtaaatgatgacagaattttaaattttgggtgaactatccctttaatggagatttttttttttaaagtaacaaaTAAACAGTGATCtgataatgcataaatgtacatgTAAGTGTACCAGTTTTCATATTGAacataaaatgtaacattttaaaagtagaatACTAGATGAAACTAGATGGCACTGTTGTAATACATTTAGGAAAAAGACTCCATTCAACATACAAGCTTATAACACAAATAACAagaatatcatttttttttattttttttttgaagacatATCAATTCAAGGTCCCACTTCTTTATACAATACCTACATTTAACCCCATTAAGATTCAAGCAAATTAAACCTGATTATAAAAGCAACTGTGCTAAAGCTCTCGTCTGGTCTGCCTCTCTCTTTCTGCATGGGCAGTTTTCACACGTCCGCCTGTTTTCTGATTAGCCTATCTCACCCGTCACACCGCTCACTCGCAAATTACCAAGCGAGAATtacacttaaaggggacatatcaactcaaacacacactcacacgtACACATGCTGGCTAGCTCTCCGTTGATTGGTTCAAAGCTGTTTTTTCTTGTTTCCTCGTTCTCTACCCTCCcttattttcttttcttttaatttctttaatgaAGCTGCCAACACTGGAAACAAGTATGACCCAGTTCTTTCCTCCAACAGGTTGGAAACTATCCTCTGTTTATTCTGACAACACACGGGTCCCATCTCGTCTTCTGTTCTCCATTTATTTCCCCCACTACGATCCTTTATTTTGGCACCTAATAACTCCCGACCGCACCTAATCAGAAGCAGATAATATTCACAATAATGCTGCGTCTCCTCTTAATATTCAGCCTGCGTCGCTAGCCTGCAGTTGAAACAGAATACTTGATTAAAACCCTGGCAATTCCGTCAGTAATTTCGACTTTAATTTTCAACATGCTTTGAAGAGCAAAAGGTGATGATTTCCCAAGAGGTGTATCAGCGAGGCATTGTGTTATTGAGTGAAGCAGCACTGCATCCAGCTGATAGTTGTTGGCAAGCTGTATTGTCTGTTCcctctcctttctgcttccccTCCTTCCCCTTCTCGGTAATTTGAAAAAGACCTTCTCTTGTAGCTCAGTTGTCACGGTGTTATGTtagcaaaacaaaacattgtggGTTCGATTCCTAGCGAATagacatactgataaaaatgtatatagcttgaatgcactctTCATCACTTTGGATAGCCTGATGCATGAAATGACATCCACGATGCTGATAATACTTTTTGCTCTGAATTATGCTTAGCCCTTTCTGATTAATGACACAGCATTGGTCATTAATAGTAGACCATCATTACTAGCGTCAAACTATCATCGGAGATATGCTGATGCCAGCCATCTTAAGGTTTGGAATTCTAGGTAAAAGGATCACCAGCAGATGGCAGCGTTACGGCTGCAGGCAGGGTCTGTTTGGCTCTCAGGCTGAAACTGGTTGCTCTGGGCACTGTGAGAAATTTTCTCATCCACGGACGGCCGGCAGTCTAACCTGAGCGGCTGCGTAATTGTCTACATAATACAGGGCCTCGGAGCAGGGAGCAATAACCTGAGCTTCAGTCCAGCATTACAACTCAGCACGCGTGCGGCCCAGATGAGCTCCCCACATGGGAAGAGACAGAACTAGCTATGAAAGTCAATGCTCATctcagaaataataaaaaacgggATGAAGGCAATGTCAACGGAATTATAAAGCAGAACGCTGAGAAATCACTCCAGCCCAAGACTCCACACCTGCATCAGAACCACATCACACACGTGCATCCATGCAAATacaaaagcaaatacaaaagcAAATAGGCTTAATGCAAATAATTACTCAGGagaagaaagagagacagaccgCTTGGATAGACATTCAAATCAATGCTCTTTGACAAGAACACGATGGCCTTTCCCGCGTGCACACTTTCTTCCTTTCACAATCACACTTACATAATGAAACATAGCAGTCGAACATAATTCAATGGCAGTCATCCTCTCACTTTGCACTCTTTTAGTTCCCAAAGGTCTTTCTCACCTTCTTCAGTTTGACGACAGCCTCCTGGGTCTCGGAGTCTTTGGTGATCTCAAAAATGTTCATTCCATCACCCTCCAAAATGCGATAATCCACCAGCCCGTTCTCTGCCAAGTCCTGGTCTTTGGCCTTCAGCCGGCCCACCTCTTCACCAGGAACCTTGTCTTCCGAGACCGACATGGCGTACACACCTGTggaggaagagaatcagtcCCGGGAGCTCTCGTGAAGGGGTGTGATGGGATGGGGGCAGAATGTAATAAGGTTTATAATATCAGTGAGTCACAGGCAAGACAAATCATCATCACACTGCCCACCCGGGAACGGAGAGCCAAGTTCGCTGCATGATACCAGCGCTACCTTCAGCTGCCTGGCACCTGTGAGCTCTTAGCTAGAAGTGTATGTGTGAAATGTTATATTTGTGCAATAGAGTGAGGCTGTACGTGTATGTGGGTGTATGAAGACTATAATGGACACCTGCCTGAGGCTGGGGCTCGCAGAAGGACCATATGGCTCCACTCCTTGTATGCTGAGAGCCAAACACTTCAGctgcatttacaaaaataactcCCACATGGGGCGGAAGTCCTCGCGAAGAAAGGCCAGGCCGTATGTAAAAGGTTTTGCTTTTTCAATCAGACAGAAAAAGGAAATTCAGCATTCTCATCTTGACTTTTGTGAGCCGAGTTTGTAGGCACGTTCCAAGTCGTGCTTTCAGAGTCGGTTTCTGATTGGCCAGACAACTCTGTGAATCTATAATGAACCGGACGTCTGATTTTTTTAAGCTAGCACAACCACATTTAAAATCAGAGGTTCAgattccaaccaatgcaccgcGCCAGACTGCCATCAACATTAAATCTTTTCTGAACTTTTCCATCCTCGTGCAGTAGGCTCAAAACTATCGGTGAGGTAGATTTAAGGGTTTCCTAGCCTAAGCTACTCATTGTGGGCAAAAACCTTGCaatgtacattttattttagtcCATGAATAACGGCTACTACCGCCAAAAACACAGGGATGGGAATGAGTCGGTCTTCTGGGACAAATGCGACATTCTGCTTTAGTCAGGGAAAAAAGCTTGAAGGCCTTACCTACCAAGCCTGAGGCTTAGAGTGCACAAAAAAGCACAAGCTCTGAAGAGATTTATTGTGGCGATTTCTGCAACAAAAGACAGATAAAATCTATGTGCTTAGTGTGCAGTTTAATGTCACATTGGCGAAACACAATGCTAGCTCACTCCAACCGGCTCCCGCTCTATCTTCAGTTGTACACAAACAGCGTAAATATTTTATCCAGGCCTTTCACGCTCAAGGAAACTGATGACATCATGTTTGTGCTGAATGCTTAAGGAACATTTGAAAAATTAAGCTgccatattttcattttaatactTGTAGCACAAATTAGCAGATTCCGATTCGGGCTCCTGGTGACGTGTCAGTGTTAATGTGTGACTGGAGATTTGAAGTGTTGAGAAGAATGAAATATATACTGGCTAACAGCTAACTTTCCTATCTTGGTGCATGCATAGCAGAGGTTAGAGTAATGCTGTGTGTAGCAAGACCAAGGGATGGCCACAGTGACTATAATGACATTTGACAGGGATGAAGGCAAACAAAAAATGATGGATGGCTGAGAGATAGAAGGAAAAAGAGAAACATTTGTAGCAAAAAGAATACATTTTCTCACCCTGAGTAAACTTTGGCGGGTTGTCATTGACATCAGTCAGGGTGATTTTAACCTGAGTGGTTCCTGACAGACCACCCATGTGTCCACCCATGTCCTTGGCCTGGATGACGACGTCATACTCCTGCCTGGCCTCTCTGTCCATGTTGGGAAGAGCTGTCCGAATAATTCCTATAGAAATGTACAAACATAGTACATGTTTAAGTCATACACAATCAGCTTTTGTACAGTACCTACTTTATGTTGTTCGTCTAATTTAGGACATTGCTGTTAATCAGTTCGGTGTATCTTTAAATGTCCATTTTGCAAACAAATGTAATGTCAAATTTATTATTGGTTTTAAGTGACGCTTTACCTTGCCAATTGTTTTCAGCACAGAACCTATCACACATTGTTAAGGTTCATAAAGccctttatttaaatgtattccCTCATAACGCAAAAGGAATACACGTGGGACCGTTGTATGTCGGCTTAGTTAGCATCACACCGATAAGCCAACAGTGAATTACAAATGTCAGCACTGAACGGGATCAAGCAAAATATCCAGCTTTAGTTTATTAGCAGCATCTGCTGTATCCCTTCTGACTGCTGTTGGGGTTTCGACAGCCACGGGGGAACTATAGGACTAATCTGACCACGGGTTAATTTAGCTTCGAAAAAGCAAAGTTCTCTTGCGAAGCGTGAAAAACTATCCTCTTCATTCCCAATCCTCACGCCAAGATAATTGAATTGAAGCTGAACATGACATTGCACGTGATGCATATTTGAATGCACGATTGGCTTCGCGCAGCATCATGGAGCAATGTTAAATCTCATTACTGGTAACTGTACCTGTTTGTGGCTCCACGGAAAAATATGGCTGCCCCTGTAGGATGCTGTAGACCAGCCTGGCGCTGTTGCCGTATGTGGGGTCATCTGCGTCTGTAGCTGTGACCTTTATCACTGAAGTACCTGAGGAGGAAGGCAATAATGTTGACTCATCAGCCATGATACAGAAACACTTTTGGATGTCGCCCAAAAGTATGAAAAATCACCTCTTACCGACATTCACAGCAAGGGATAATAACGATTTTGcaatttttgtgttttaaagcgAAAGTTTAAAGTTGAATGCCATTTCAAAGGCAATAACTGTATCTCAGGTGCACTTCGggcttttttgttttgtttcaccTTGTCTAAATTCCCTAAAATCTCATTCGATTTACTCACTTTGTGTACCAACTTGCAAGTATATGAAATTGACCTGGCCAAAACCAGCTTTTCCGGGTTCCCAGAAGTATTACATGAGCCGTGAATGGGGGCTATTGGGGTAACAGATCGTTACTCTGTGACAGGAGGGCATTACTGATGATGTATTGCTCAGTAAAAAAGCAGCAAACAAATGCAAGCGCACACGCATACACGCACACACCTGAAGCCTGACTGCAAAACAACAGTTGCAACAAGAGTACGAGTCACTTTCTGAGAGTCAGATTTCAGCTCTCTTGAATAATTCATGAGGAACAAGCTGTCAGGGAAAGGCTCGTCGAGAAAGTAAAGAAGCTGACAAATATGCTTTTCTGAGGTTCAGACTCACCGACATTGGACATCTCTGCCACGCTAGCGTAGTATGGGCCGGCGAGGAATTCTGGGGGATTGTCGTTGATGTCCTGCACCTTGACAATAAACTCGGAGGGAGGCTCCAGGGGCTTGTTGGTATCTCTGGCCACGGCCTGGGCGGTCAGGGTATATTGTGCCTGTTCTTCTCTGTCCAGAGTCTTTGTGGCATGAATGTTGCCTGTTTTGTCATCAATGACAAAAATAGTACCAGCACCTTCCCCTGAAAGAATGTATTTAATGTTTCCATCCCCTGAATCTACATCCGAATGAAGCTAGAAGGACAGAAAGGGAAAAAAATGTGTCAATGAGTAGCTAAAACAGATTATATGGAAAGTAGTACATTGTGAATGAAGTAGAAAGCTTTTTAGTTGAACTTTAGTGACCCGTGATACCAGggtttcacattaacatactCATATTGTATCTTACAGTAATATCCTTCCAGATGGGCTGCTGCATTGATGGTACATTTACATGTAGCAGGGGGAAAAACCTTTTTTCGGAGTCTACTGAAGCGACATAATTTTACATACAAATAAAAGCAGACTTTATTTTAGTGTTATTTGATTGCTTAAAGGATtggtccattttcttaaaaaaaatccagataatttactcaccaccatgtcatccaaaatgttctttgttcagtcgagaagaaattatgtttgtttttttttgaggaaaacattccaggattattttaatggactttaatggaccccaacacttaacagttttaatgcagtttaatgcagggtcatttttgtcaagaaaaaaaaaatgcacttttaaaccacaacttctagtCTTCCTCTGGTCCTGTGACATGGCAGCGTGACCTCGCGTAATATGTCATCACATCAAGATGTTACGGATGACTTatgcaaaactacgccccagtgtttacaagtgtggagaaagaggaccgtttcaacgttgttgtatgtcgaatgtctttgtgtcagtttattgtttaaaatggtctgcaatgtgcgtatatgtaacacgtgacctttctacgtcattacgtaattacgtaaggtcgcgctggtgcatcacaggaccggaggaagacaagaagttgtggtttaaaagtgcaaatttgttatttttcttgccaaaaatgacaatggtttcgctagataagacccttttgcctcgtttgagattgtTAGAatcctttaaaactgcaattttaaactgcattaaaactgcatgttggggtccattgcagtccattaaaatgaggaaaatcctggaatgttttcctcaaaaaaatatttttttcttgactggacaaaaaaatacatcaatattttggatgaaatggtggtgagtaaattatctggggttttttttaaagaaaattgactaatcctttaagttaaACACATGCACTGTATAGATCTGCTCTGAATTACGAAAggttgattttaatatttaaagaaTATCCCCACTCAATACGTTTAAACCTTCGATTCAAATGGGAATTAAAAGGACAACATGCTCTAGGTTTGCCATGTAACTATTCGGCAGGCCCATAAATCGTCCATTTCCCCTATGCAAGAACCATAGGGGACTGTAGGGTTATTCAAAAGGAAATCCAATTTATAACCTTTAATCAAGTAGGCCACTTATTGCTTTTGTGGAACAAATGAAGGATATCGCAAGGACTCTGTCTGTAATGAAAACCCCAATGACTTTCCTTCGCAGCATAACCTTAAGAATTAAAAGAGGAAAAGGACAACAAGAAATGAATGTAAAAGTTGCTTAGTTTTCACTTACACGTCCTACTAAGACTGGATCTGGGCCTGTGTACTCCTCAATGACAAAGAACTGGTTCCAAACCCAGCCTCGTTTGGAGCGGTGAAGCACTTGGCCCTCTTTgcctctctctctgtgtctgtgtAAGGAGGGATGTCGGTGATGGCCACGCTCCCTCAGTCCTGAGCCCCTGTGCGCTGCTGTCACCGCAGCACTCCATAGTGCAGCCCCCAAACACAAGAAGATCACCTGCAGTCTCACTCCCCCCCACATCCTGCCCACACTCTCCACTTCCTCTGGGCCTTCCTGTTTGTACCCGTCCTATGGATATTAAGGTCCAGAGAGTATCCTTGGAGATGGTGTCTTGTGACTGGTTGGGTTTTTAAAGTGGCTGAGGGGTTGGGGGACAGGAGCAGAAGAACTGCAGACCTCACCGGATTTGACTGTCCATGCGGAGATTCATCACTAAACTGTCCTtcgcttcttcttcttcttttctctctctgtaTGTAGCCGATTCTGAAAAAAATGAACATAGCATCGGTCACACGAGGGCATGTCAGAGAGCACCACTTCTAGGTTATCATTAGCATCATTGAGAAGAACTGACTCAGTACTGTCCCCGCATGCCATCTAACAGATAGGCACTTAAAAGCTCTTAGCATTTTTCGTCATGGCAGGGTAGTAATGTAAACACAGTTTACACAGACAAAAAATTGGATACTGTGTCAAAATACTGGACCAATAATGCTGACAGATATTATTGAATAAGATAAAAAAACGAACTTCTCTTAATTAGTTTATTCGTTCTTTATTACTGACtgttatgtaattttaaagttATGCAATATTTACTTTATACTACATTGAATTGAGTCACTTTATGTATCAAAACGAACAATTTCACTGATATAGGTACAGACAACCATGATAACCATAAAGTATACACAGCTCTTTCATATACAACAAGCTTAATGTCTAAGACCACACAGGAATCAAAGTTTAATTGACTGTGTTGAAATATATTAATTCATTTTGTAACAGTGTACCCTGAACTAATTAAGCATCAGAGGTTGTAAGCCCATTTACACTTATTCAATTAGGCATTAGCCAGTCAGCGGTCTACCAGCAACCCATTGTTGCAGCTATTCTCCATGTTGCACAATATAACCACAAGACTCCTAGtctcataacagtttttttctgcATAATTACATAAAGAAATACACGAAGTCGAAAGAGAACCTTAAACACTAAAATTCCCAATATCGACGTCACAAACAAACCCTGCTATAATAGCTGTCAATGGATCATTTTCCAGGCCTTTATCTAGTGTAAACACTTGTCATGTTACACATCCCATAAATAACCACTTGAGGTGATGGACGAAATCCCATAATGGCCGTTCATCGCTCTCAGTCTGGGCGTAGGTGGAAGTGCTATGGGAGTTAGGCCCGCTGGGTATTTTCTCATCCAGTGAGCTGCTAACAACCTTCAGCTTTGACAAAACAGCCACGGTGGCCTGTTgtgcccacacacacacacacaggcccAGTGCACCGTCTCTAGCCTAATAACAGTACGTCAAATCCACACTTCAGAGATGTAAGAAGGAGGGGTTTATAAGTGTGTGAAAGGCAGTTGAGAGGTGGATAAGGAAGAGACAGAACTAAACTGAACAGATTCCCTGTGCTCATAAATATATACCAAATAAAGTGCATCCAGCGGAGAACTAGGAAAACTGGCACCCTAACTCAGGGACGCCTCCGTACTGTCAGACCCTATAATGATTACATTATATTGCTTTACGCATTTTTCAGTCTCGGCTGTAAATTGGCAGTGATGCAAGAAGAAAAAGACATTTTATCCCTGCCTTCATTATTGACCGGCGGCCACCAAAATGTCAGCATGCTCCGTTAGTTAGAGCTGTTTTACAGCCTCTAAGGCCTTTCTCTCAGACCGTGTTTCCTATGAGCAGCTGGAATCCAGAGCATTTACCTGAACGTTCAATCAACATGGCTGACATAATGTGAGATGCTGTCCAAGGAACCCACCGCATCATGAAATATCAAGGAAAATAGGGCAATTTAAATCAGAAAAGCACAACGGACACCTACCGCACCCTGAAAATGATATCAACTACCTTTCACTAAAGTTCATGTCTTTTAATGTCATACTGGAATGCCGGGCTCACAGACCGCTCCGTATTTCCCCATTAAAACCACAACCCACAGCATTTTCATAGAATAGCTCTGGGCTTTTTCTTATTCCTCATGGGAGCATtctcttttgtttttaaaacaccAAACCACTTGatgattcaataaaaataaaacgcaGCAAATGTTTTATCCCCCGCCAACTGATTTATTCATGTCCTGACTGAACTTTTGCATTACAGACCAAGTTTACAGTCACTAAAGGATAATAAGTAATTCATTAGCCCTGCAATATCTGCAACATCTGTAACTGTGGTACAGGGTGTTATTTATTAGACACTCTTATCACTGTAACTGTCTCAGTGTGTCTCCGCTAAAACATTCAGAGGACAATTTAAGCTGATTTAAATGAGAGGGGATATATTAACACTCCGTGACTTCTAAAACATTCGATGGAAGAATACATGAAATACAGATAGTGTATTTGTGTGTCTCGGGAGCAGACGAAAAAGTACTGCAGTACTGCTAGCGTGTACTGTTATAGTAAATGGAGGGCAAGGGAGGAAAATGCCTCAGTGTTTTGAAACCGCAAATGATTACCAAGCCTTCCAGCCTATAATTAGTAGTTTAATGGAATATATTAAACGTCCCTTAAATATTGAATTCTACACTATAAAATGCCAAGAccttaattataataaaaagttATGGTCACCACTGCAAAAGCCTTGAAATGAGAGGGGGTAACTACAGCAACTGAAAGGAATTTGATATAAAGTGATACTCTTATAGTGTTTGCTTCAATCTCCCAAGTAAACAAGACTGATGGATGCACAAAATCCCCAAAGTGTCAAAGTCTTGTCATGACTCTCATATTAAATCTAATATTCTATCACATGTATACTTTCACAAGAAAAGGATTTAGAAGCGGAGTTAGAGGAATGTTCACAGAATGACACTTGAGACCAGATATAAGTAAAGCTATTTGTGAGAAAGAGTCAGACGTGAGTGAAAGAGTTATTCTGTTCTTTGCACAGTATTTTCAGTTAACAGCCACTTACCCCATTGGTTTCTGAATTTTAGTAGCTATCACTAAACGAAAACAGAAAATTACTGCAATTCAGCTGCAGGCACACTCTGCTCCTCTGGATCTTTCACCATGAACTTGGTATCTAATGAAAAGTGACTTGAGAGCAATCGCTAATGTTAAAATGGCGTGGTCAGTTGTACTCTATTTCacccatttttttctctttatatCTCGCTTTTAATTTTACACACAACAGCATTCTGGACCAGGCAAAAGCACACCTGGATAGAACCGGTGCGATGCAATAAAAATGATTCATCTCTGTGCAGATTTGATATATGCAACTCTCTGCTTGCTCCCTCAGCAGCTACGCTCAGTGTTGCTCGGAGTCTCTGAGATTGTATTTGTGTCTATGTACACAGGTACAAATAA belongs to Paramisgurnus dabryanus chromosome 2, PD_genome_1.1, whole genome shotgun sequence and includes:
- the cdh11 gene encoding cadherin-11, which translates into the protein MWGGVRLQVIFLCLGAALWSAAVTAAHRGSGLRERGHHRHPSLHRHRERGKEGQVLHRSKRGWVWNQFFVIEEYTGPDPVLVGRLHSDVDSGDGNIKYILSGEGAGTIFVIDDKTGNIHATKTLDREEQAQYTLTAQAVARDTNKPLEPPSEFIVKVQDINDNPPEFLAGPYYASVAEMSNVGTSVIKVTATDADDPTYGNSARLVYSILQGQPYFSVEPQTGIIRTALPNMDREARQEYDVVIQAKDMGGHMGGLSGTTQVKITLTDVNDNPPKFTQGVYAMSVSEDKVPGEEVGRLKAKDQDLAENGLVDYRILEGDGMNIFEITKDSETQEAVVKLKKPVDFETKRSYTLKVEASNTHVDPRFIAWGPYKDTTIVKIAVEDADEPPAFMAPNYNFEVEENAPAGTLVGRVHAKDTDLMNSPIRYMIPRYTDLEEFFTVNSEDGIIKTTRPLDREAQAWHNISVSATEIGGHHQDAKVRVNIKVKDVNDNAPEFATQNEVFVCENVSPGRLIETVSAVDKDEMSHRQHFHFNLAPEVSNNQNFSLKDNRDSTASIFVIRKGFSRMTQDVYHLPIEINDNGMPPMSSTNTLIVRVCSCDSKDTILSCNVEPLILTTGLSTEALIAILACIVILLVIVVLFVALRRQKKEPLIVFEEEDIRENIITYDDEGGGEEDTEAFDIATLQNPDGANGFLPRKDIKPELQYALRPGMRPIGNSVDVDDFIKTRISDADNDPTAPPYDSIQIYGYEGRGSVAGSLSSLESVTTDSDLDYDYLQSWGPRFKKLADLYGSKDSADDNS